A single region of the Oleispira antarctica RB-8 genome encodes:
- a CDS encoding Phosphotyrosine protein phosphatase, with product MIKVLFVCLGNICRSPTAHGVLEHKLAMAGLSDVVEVDSAGTAAWHVGKEPDLRSQLAARKRDYDLSHLRARQAVAEDFLEFDYVLAMDYSNLENLKGIVPSGDVKTMPELFLEAYSTPRLKAQGLTEVPDPYYGGEDGFSAVLDMVEDACEQLILDIKSNNKLNIKSK from the coding sequence ATGATCAAGGTTTTATTTGTTTGCTTAGGTAATATCTGTCGTTCGCCAACTGCTCATGGAGTACTTGAGCACAAGTTGGCGATGGCGGGTTTATCGGATGTTGTCGAAGTGGATAGCGCTGGTACGGCCGCTTGGCATGTTGGAAAGGAGCCAGATCTACGTTCGCAGCTTGCTGCGAGAAAGCGTGATTATGATCTATCTCACCTACGAGCGCGCCAAGCTGTCGCAGAAGACTTTTTAGAATTTGATTATGTTTTGGCGATGGATTATTCAAATTTAGAAAATCTAAAGGGGATCGTTCCTTCTGGTGATGTTAAGACGATGCCAGAATTATTTCTTGAAGCTTATTCAACGCCCAGGTTAAAAGCTCAAGGTTTAACAGAAGTTCCTGATCCTTATTACGGTGGCGAAGATGGTTTTTCGGCCGTTCTGGATATGGTAGAGGACGCTTGTGAGCAATTAATTTTAGATATCAAATCGAACAATAAGCTGAATATTAAGTCGAAATAA
- the murB gene encoding UDP-N-acetylpyruvoylglucosamine reductase, whose translation MQSQTNILSAVKPISDFELSKLNTLSLSGKAEYFSRFKSISELLTLLAYADKQQLNIKVLGGGSNMIVQPKVTGLVVQSAMEGVEKLSENDDSITYAVDAGLNWHQWVLKSIELGAYGLENLALIPGTVGASPIQNIGAYGVEVGQCIEEVRGLQLSTGQWMAFTADQCDFSYRDSIFKNQFKNDFLITRVIFRLSKVFKPQTSYAPLKQMAEKFVATCMDKSAESLTAQQVADWVIGVRNSKLPDPAKIPNAGSFFTNPIIPKSQADELLNKFPNMPVYAVQGIAQGNVEGSEKRVKVAAGWLIDQCGWKGKSLGLAKMHDQQALVLTLKPGARQQDLINIQQAVQADVNNKFGIQLHPEPQPFS comes from the coding sequence ATGCAGTCTCAAACCAATATTCTATCAGCCGTAAAGCCAATCTCTGACTTTGAACTTTCAAAACTGAATACCCTTTCCTTATCGGGTAAGGCCGAGTACTTCAGTCGCTTTAAATCCATTTCTGAATTATTAACTTTATTGGCTTATGCTGATAAGCAACAATTAAATATTAAGGTTTTAGGCGGCGGCAGTAATATGATCGTGCAGCCTAAAGTAACCGGTTTAGTTGTTCAAAGTGCTATGGAGGGTGTGGAAAAGTTATCGGAAAATGATGATTCGATAACTTATGCGGTTGATGCGGGTTTGAATTGGCATCAGTGGGTTTTGAAATCCATCGAGCTGGGCGCTTACGGTTTAGAAAACTTAGCGCTCATTCCCGGAACTGTTGGCGCATCACCTATTCAGAATATCGGCGCTTATGGTGTTGAGGTTGGCCAGTGTATTGAAGAAGTTCGGGGTTTGCAGCTATCGACTGGCCAGTGGATGGCTTTTACTGCTGATCAATGTGATTTTTCGTATCGTGATTCTATCTTCAAAAACCAATTTAAAAATGATTTCTTAATTACCCGAGTCATTTTTAGGTTATCAAAAGTATTCAAACCACAAACTTCCTATGCGCCGTTAAAACAAATGGCCGAGAAGTTTGTTGCGACTTGTATGGATAAGAGCGCTGAATCACTGACAGCACAGCAAGTGGCTGATTGGGTGATTGGCGTGCGTAATAGTAAGCTGCCAGATCCTGCTAAAATTCCAAATGCAGGTTCATTCTTTACTAATCCTATTATTCCAAAATCTCAAGCGGATGAATTATTAAACAAGTTTCCTAATATGCCAGTATATGCAGTGCAGGGCATTGCTCAAGGTAATGTTGAAGGAAGTGAAAAACGGGTGAAAGTTGCAGCAGGTTGGTTGATCGATCAGTGTGGCTGGAAAGGTAAATCGTTAGGCTTGGCCAAAATGCACGATCAGCAAGCATTGGTGTTAACCTTGAAGCCCGGCGCGAGACAGCAAGACTTAATTAATATTCAGCAAGCTGTGCAAGCAGATGTGAATAATAAGTTTGGCATTCAGTTACACCCAGAGCCACAACCGTTCAGTTAA
- a CDS encoding Substrate binding domain of ABC-type glycine betaine transport system. — MKTLILLFTLLLPVSLLANECKQINFGSVAWTDVQTTTATASELLKRLGYEVDSHQLTVPEVYQQLSSGKLDVFLGNWMPTMEPIIQPYLNNQSIKVLGKNLTGAKYTLAVPAYVYDAGVRSFADIVRFKDQFKHKLYGIEKGNDGNALLLDAIAKNDFSLGNFSLIELPERLMLHQVKRHIRDGDWIAFLAWAPHPMNENFDIRYLEGGDAYFGQNLGGSTVYTNARADFRADCPNVANLLDNLKFSLEMEGEVMNMILSEFVPADRAVRDWMFRNPNVVAQWLEGITNRQGQPVDAAKLAADMQLTFSR, encoded by the coding sequence ATGAAGACATTAATCCTGCTATTTACTTTACTGCTTCCAGTCAGTTTATTGGCAAACGAGTGCAAACAGATTAACTTTGGCTCGGTCGCCTGGACCGACGTGCAGACCACTACAGCCACCGCCAGTGAGCTACTGAAGCGCCTCGGATATGAGGTTGATAGCCACCAATTGACAGTACCTGAGGTGTACCAGCAGCTTTCATCCGGCAAGCTCGACGTATTCCTGGGTAATTGGATGCCTACTATGGAACCGATTATTCAGCCTTATCTGAATAACCAAAGCATTAAAGTGTTAGGCAAAAATCTGACCGGCGCTAAATACACGCTAGCGGTACCAGCGTATGTGTACGACGCTGGGGTGCGTTCATTTGCCGATATTGTCCGTTTTAAAGATCAGTTTAAACACAAGCTTTATGGCATAGAAAAAGGCAACGATGGCAACGCCCTTTTGCTGGATGCCATTGCTAAAAATGATTTTTCCCTGGGTAACTTCTCACTGATTGAATTACCCGAGCGCTTAATGCTGCATCAGGTAAAACGCCACATCCGCGACGGTGACTGGATTGCATTTCTCGCCTGGGCACCCCACCCAATGAATGAGAATTTTGATATTCGTTACCTCGAAGGTGGCGATGCTTATTTTGGTCAAAATCTCGGTGGCTCCACTGTTTATACCAACGCTCGGGCTGATTTTCGTGCAGACTGCCCAAATGTTGCTAACCTACTCGACAACCTGAAGTTTTCACTGGAGATGGAAGGCGAAGTGATGAATATGATCTTGAGTGAATTTGTACCCGCGGATCGCGCCGTACGCGATTGGATGTTTCGTAATCCGAATGTGGTAGCACAATGGCTAGAAGGTATCACAAACCGTCAGGGACAGCCGGTGGATGCCGCTAAACTCGCAGCAGACATGCAACTGACATTCAGTAGATAA